Proteins encoded by one window of Cyanobium sp. NS01:
- a CDS encoding FAD-dependent oxidoreductase, producing MAAAVVVVGGGLCGGLVALELAALGLEVVLLEGGGPAATELSYGLMPLPAALPWLRLQLRHGPLGLRCRWLRLHSAAEPAASVPWLDRLPLPAAQVEAPLFLAALPAALAAAGVQVLPAQVRGPLQRGPGGWRLVLEPAPAAGGGARGSAADPGLEAAQVVLAAGGGCRQLWPALAPGLQTSWAGVLELAEAPPRGLCWPAELTVPRRFQRPALKRQTLAPGPLAWVVDAGLVPSADRWLAGQISLVGAEAALGAQAPDTPQPDPAAMEERLRQGLSGLSPALAGAPARYRQVPVTFSPTATPLVGPVGGAPGLWVLSGFSAAFSQVPQQALRLAQAIATAAADPVQ from the coding sequence ATGGCGGCTGCTGTGGTGGTGGTGGGGGGCGGCCTCTGCGGCGGGCTGGTGGCCCTGGAGCTGGCGGCGCTGGGGCTGGAGGTGGTGCTGCTGGAGGGGGGTGGGCCCGCCGCCACAGAGCTGAGCTACGGCCTGATGCCGCTGCCGGCCGCCCTGCCCTGGCTGCGGCTGCAACTCCGCCATGGCCCCCTGGGGCTGCGCTGCCGCTGGCTGCGGCTGCACAGCGCCGCTGAACCCGCAGCTTCCGTTCCCTGGCTGGATCGCCTGCCCCTGCCCGCCGCCCAGGTGGAGGCGCCGCTGTTCCTGGCCGCCCTGCCCGCCGCCCTGGCCGCCGCTGGGGTGCAGGTGCTGCCGGCTCAGGTGCGGGGCCCGCTGCAGCGCGGCCCGGGCGGCTGGCGGCTGGTGTTGGAGCCGGCCCCGGCTGCTGGTGGTGGCGCCAGGGGCTCAGCTGCTGATCCTGGGCTGGAGGCCGCCCAGGTGGTGCTGGCCGCCGGTGGCGGCTGCCGCCAGCTCTGGCCTGCTCTTGCACCAGGCCTGCAGACCAGCTGGGCGGGGGTGCTGGAGCTCGCCGAAGCCCCGCCCCGGGGCCTCTGCTGGCCGGCTGAACTGACCGTGCCGCGGCGGTTTCAGCGGCCTGCCCTGAAACGCCAGACCCTCGCCCCAGGGCCACTGGCCTGGGTGGTGGATGCCGGCCTGGTGCCGAGCGCGGATCGCTGGCTGGCCGGCCAGATCAGCCTGGTGGGTGCGGAAGCTGCGCTGGGTGCGCAGGCGCCCGATACGCCGCAGCCCGATCCGGCGGCGATGGAGGAGCGCCTGCGCCAGGGGCTGAGCGGCCTGAGCCCTGCCCTGGCTGGGGCCCCCGCCCGCTACCGCCAGGTGCCTGTCACCTTCTCCCCTACGGCCACGCCGCTGGTGGGCCCGGTGGGCGGGGCGCCGGGGCTGTGGGTGTTGAGCGGCTTCTCGGCGGCCTTCAGCCAGGTGCCCCAGCAGGCGCTGCGCCTGGCCCAGGCCATCGCTACTGCCGCGGCCGATCCGGTTCAGTAA
- the lipA gene encoding lipoyl synthase encodes MSQTSSRYSSIAPAERLPAWLRRPIGEASALESVQGVVKQQRLHTICEEGRCPNRGECYAAGTATFLLGGPICTRSCAFCQVDKGRAPLPVDGAEAERVAEAVATLQLRYVVLTAVARDDLADHGASLFTATMAAIRRRSPAVAIEVLTPDFWGGLADPEAALAAQRQRLATVLAAAPVCFNHNLETVERLQGEVRRGATYRRSLGLLAAARELAPAIPTKSGLMLGLGESEQEVVETLRDLRAVDCQRLTLGQYLRPSLAHLPVARYWTPDAFERLGALARELGFVQVRSGPLVRSSYHAGD; translated from the coding sequence ATGAGCCAGACCTCCAGCCGTTACAGCAGCATCGCCCCGGCCGAACGGCTGCCCGCCTGGCTGCGGCGGCCGATCGGCGAGGCCTCCGCCCTGGAATCGGTGCAGGGGGTGGTGAAGCAGCAGCGGCTGCACACCATCTGTGAGGAGGGCCGCTGCCCCAACCGGGGCGAGTGCTATGCCGCCGGCACGGCCACCTTCCTGCTGGGCGGTCCGATCTGCACCCGCAGCTGCGCCTTCTGCCAGGTGGACAAAGGCCGGGCGCCGCTGCCCGTGGACGGGGCCGAGGCCGAGCGGGTGGCGGAGGCCGTGGCCACGCTGCAGCTGCGCTATGTGGTGCTCACCGCCGTGGCCAGGGACGATCTGGCCGACCACGGCGCCAGCCTGTTCACCGCCACCATGGCCGCGATCCGGCGCCGCAGCCCCGCCGTGGCGATTGAAGTGCTCACCCCCGATTTCTGGGGCGGCCTGGCCGATCCCGAGGCGGCCCTGGCCGCCCAGCGCCAGCGGCTGGCCACGGTGCTGGCGGCGGCGCCGGTGTGCTTCAACCACAACCTCGAAACCGTGGAGCGGCTGCAGGGGGAGGTGCGCCGCGGCGCCACCTACCGCCGCTCCCTGGGACTGCTGGCCGCAGCCCGGGAGCTGGCCCCCGCCATCCCCACCAAGAGCGGCCTGATGCTGGGGCTGGGGGAGAGCGAGCAGGAGGTGGTGGAGACCCTGCGCGATCTGCGGGCGGTGGACTGCCAGCGCCTCACCCTGGGCCAGTACCTGCGCCCCTCCCTGGCCCACCTGCCGGTGGCGCGCTACTGGACTCCGGACGCGTTCGAGCGCCTCGGTGCCCTGGCCCGGGAGCTGGGCTTCGTCCAGGTGCGCAGCGGGCCGCTGGTGCGCAGCAGCTACCACGCCGGCGACTGA
- a CDS encoding LCP family protein: MLIGLGGGLLASMPLADWLSGTALPENPRITNPFAAWSGIGDQNILVLGTDASGANTDVIATLRINGGITSITQVPRDTYIDPEGYRPTKVNALYALGGTELLERELSFKMGRPITHHVVVNLNAISRISDALGGIEVDVPKRMRYTDRSQGLSIDLQPGPQLLRGNDLEGFLRFRHDEWGDIGRIERQQLALKALFRKLTRPENLVRLPMLLAAGGNDVKTNLGPMELGGLITAMGSTELKTERLGGRPFMLDGISYWEADWPRPAGEGDGSFDNNYVY, from the coding sequence ATGCTGATCGGGCTGGGGGGCGGGCTGCTGGCGTCCATGCCGCTGGCCGACTGGTTGAGCGGCACCGCGTTGCCGGAGAACCCCCGCATCACCAACCCCTTTGCCGCCTGGAGCGGCATCGGCGACCAGAACATCCTCGTGCTGGGCACCGATGCCAGCGGCGCCAACACCGATGTGATCGCCACGCTGCGCATCAATGGCGGCATCACCAGCATCACCCAGGTGCCCCGCGACACCTACATCGATCCAGAGGGCTACCGCCCCACGAAGGTGAATGCCCTCTACGCACTGGGGGGCACCGAGCTGCTGGAGAGGGAGCTCTCCTTCAAGATGGGGCGCCCGATCACCCACCACGTGGTGGTGAATCTGAACGCGATCAGCCGCATCTCCGACGCCCTCGGCGGCATCGAGGTGGATGTGCCCAAGCGGATGCGCTACACAGACAGAAGCCAGGGGCTATCGATCGATCTCCAGCCCGGACCCCAGCTGCTCAGGGGCAACGACCTGGAGGGCTTCCTGCGCTTCCGCCATGACGAGTGGGGCGACATCGGCCGCATCGAGCGGCAGCAACTGGCCCTCAAGGCCCTGTTCCGCAAACTCACCCGGCCTGAAAACCTGGTGCGGCTGCCGATGCTGCTCGCCGCCGGTGGCAACGACGTGAAGACCAACCTGGGGCCGATGGAACTGGGGGGCCTGATCACCGCCATGGGCAGCACCGAACTCAAGACAGAGCGCCTGGGGGGACGGCCCTTCATGCTCGATGGCATCAGCTACTGGGAGGCCGACTGGCCCAGACCGGCCGGCGAAGGCGACGGCAGCTTCGACAACAACTACGTGTACTGA
- a CDS encoding ATP-dependent RecD-like DNA helicase, which produces MSPSPATLPDPAGDPRPAWLAALAASLAEALPRLHGVQGDPALDTVIAALTGALAEGQLELLLADPEQRRAVAASPLASDPWGPLVLEGERLLWRRWHAQRQQVLEALIQRAGQPSALAEAGPVPALARLDSDQQRAVAAVLNHRLVLLEGGPGTGKTSTVAGMLEAVRERNGGARMHLAAPTGKAAARLRANLAPSEAVPCTTVHRLLESQGERFGRNRQHPLELDLLVIDEVSMLDLALMQAVLEALPAQASLVLVGDGAQLPPVGPGPVLLELQRADRRQALGPAAVELRTTYRNGGAIAELAASLRPSPGPKPVDAAAQGSGDWRHLIPQLRQLQPGANLAWRQASPRRLPGELLERLQRQQQELRRLCDSTRPGDQQAEARLLAQLDALLVLTPVRRGRWGVEAIHRALLGERLEQPVQQWPLGTPVLCQQNLPELGLANGDVGILTRPAAGQEPRLLFGVGGGEHLWLHPAQLPARQPALALTVHKAQGSEAEEVWILMPDTGRPSDRLLYTALTRARQRAELITPEGDKV; this is translated from the coding sequence GTGAGCCCCTCCCCCGCCACCCTGCCCGACCCCGCCGGCGATCCGCGGCCGGCCTGGCTTGCCGCCCTGGCCGCCTCGCTTGCGGAGGCCCTGCCGCGGCTGCATGGCGTCCAGGGCGATCCGGCCCTGGACACCGTGATCGCGGCCCTCACCGGCGCCCTGGCGGAGGGTCAGCTGGAGCTGCTGCTGGCCGATCCCGAGCAGCGCCGGGCCGTGGCGGCCTCACCCCTGGCCAGCGACCCCTGGGGCCCCCTGGTGCTGGAGGGCGAGCGGCTGTTGTGGCGGCGTTGGCACGCCCAGCGCCAGCAGGTGCTGGAGGCCCTGATCCAGCGGGCCGGGCAGCCCTCCGCCCTGGCGGAGGCTGGGCCGGTTCCGGCCCTGGCCAGGCTCGACTCAGATCAGCAGCGGGCGGTGGCGGCCGTGCTGAATCACCGGCTCGTGCTGCTGGAAGGCGGCCCAGGCACCGGCAAGACCAGCACCGTGGCCGGGATGCTCGAGGCCGTGCGCGAGCGGAACGGCGGCGCCCGCATGCATCTGGCGGCACCCACCGGCAAGGCCGCGGCCCGGCTGCGGGCCAACCTGGCCCCCAGCGAGGCGGTGCCCTGCACCACGGTGCACCGCCTGCTGGAGAGCCAGGGGGAGCGCTTCGGGCGCAACCGCCAGCACCCCCTGGAGCTGGATCTGCTGGTGATCGATGAGGTGTCGATGCTCGACCTGGCCCTGATGCAGGCGGTGCTGGAGGCGTTGCCGGCCCAGGCCAGCCTGGTGCTGGTGGGGGATGGCGCCCAGCTGCCGCCGGTGGGGCCCGGGCCGGTACTCCTGGAGCTGCAGCGTGCCGACAGGCGGCAGGCCCTGGGGCCCGCGGCCGTGGAGCTGCGCACCACCTACCGCAACGGCGGCGCCATCGCCGAGCTGGCGGCCAGCCTGCGGCCCAGCCCTGGCCCCAAGCCGGTGGACGCGGCGGCGCAGGGATCAGGCGACTGGCGTCATCTGATCCCCCAGCTGCGCCAGCTGCAGCCCGGGGCCAATCTGGCCTGGCGGCAGGCCTCTCCGCGGCGGTTGCCGGGGGAACTGCTGGAGCGGCTGCAGCGGCAGCAGCAGGAGCTGCGCCGGCTCTGCGACAGCACCAGGCCCGGCGACCAGCAGGCCGAGGCGCGGCTGCTGGCCCAGCTCGATGCCCTGCTGGTGCTCACGCCCGTGCGCCGCGGTCGCTGGGGGGTGGAGGCGATCCATCGGGCCCTGCTGGGGGAGCGCCTGGAGCAACCCGTGCAGCAGTGGCCGCTCGGAACGCCGGTGCTCTGCCAGCAGAACCTGCCCGAGCTGGGCCTGGCCAACGGCGATGTGGGGATCCTCACGCGGCCGGCAGCGGGGCAGGAGCCACGTCTGCTGTTCGGCGTGGGAGGCGGAGAGCATCTCTGGCTCCATCCCGCCCAACTGCCTGCACGGCAGCCTGCCCTGGCCCTCACGGTGCACAAGGCCCAGGGCAGTGAAGCCGAGGAGGTGTGGATCCTGATGCCGGACACGGGTCGCCCCAGCGACCGCTTGCTGTACACCGCCCTCACCCGGGCCAGACAGCGGGCGGAGCTGATCACACCAGAGGGTGATAAAGTTTGA
- a CDS encoding ABC transporter ATP-binding protein translates to MAPPPAAPFPAAATAHPQAQASALRRLLAALGPHRRLVRLAAACSVLNKLFDLAPPVLIGLAVDVVVRQDTAWLSSFGVSSVAGQLGVLALLSFLIWSAESLFEYLYGVLWRNLAQTVQHELRLKAYDHLQQLEMAYFETSSSGRLMAVLNDDINQLERFLDHGANEILQLLTTVLAVGGAMAVLSPTVAGLSFLPIPVILWGSLRFQKRLAPRYAAVRQQAGDLASQLSTNLGGMLTIKSYTAEGWELERLRRQSQAYRQANRRAIGLSAAFVPLIRYAILFAFIAILVIGGLQAERGAIATGTYAFLVFITQRLLWPLTTLGRTLDDYQRAMASTNRVLDLLDTPVTIPAGERPLPVEQVRGEIRFEAVQFGYGGREPLLQAFDLAIPAGSTLGIVGATGSGKSTIVKLLLRLYAIQAGEIRLDGIPIRTLRLDDLRQAIGLVSQEVFLFHGTVAENIAYGSFEASPAAIEAAARRAEADAFIRALPQGYATVVGERGQRLSGGQRQRIALARAILKDPPVLVLDEATAAVDNETEAAIQRSLEQLTAERTTLVIAHRLSTVRHADRIVVMDQGRIVESGRHDQLIRAGGVYANLWRVQAGLRRDEQLDEMLRA, encoded by the coding sequence ATGGCGCCACCGCCCGCTGCCCCGTTTCCTGCCGCCGCCACGGCCCATCCCCAGGCTCAGGCCTCGGCCCTGCGGCGCCTGCTGGCAGCCCTGGGGCCCCACCGGCGTCTGGTGAGGCTGGCCGCGGCCTGCTCGGTGCTCAACAAGCTGTTCGATCTGGCGCCGCCGGTGCTGATCGGCCTGGCGGTGGATGTGGTGGTGCGGCAGGACACCGCCTGGCTGAGCAGCTTCGGGGTGAGCAGCGTGGCCGGCCAGCTGGGTGTGCTGGCGCTGCTCTCCTTTCTGATCTGGAGCGCTGAGTCGCTGTTCGAATACCTCTACGGCGTGCTCTGGCGCAACCTGGCCCAGACCGTGCAGCACGAGCTGCGCCTCAAGGCCTACGACCATCTTCAGCAGCTGGAGATGGCCTACTTCGAAACCAGCAGCAGCGGCCGGCTGATGGCCGTGCTCAACGACGACATCAACCAGCTGGAGCGCTTCCTCGACCACGGTGCCAACGAGATCCTGCAGCTGCTCACCACCGTGCTGGCCGTCGGCGGCGCCATGGCCGTGCTCTCGCCCACGGTGGCGGGGCTGTCGTTCCTGCCGATCCCGGTGATCCTGTGGGGGTCGCTGCGGTTCCAGAAGCGGCTGGCACCGCGCTATGCCGCCGTACGGCAGCAGGCCGGCGACCTGGCCAGCCAGCTCAGCACCAACCTGGGCGGCATGCTCACGATCAAGAGCTACACCGCCGAAGGCTGGGAGCTGGAGCGGCTGCGGCGGCAGAGCCAGGCCTACCGCCAGGCCAATCGTCGGGCGATCGGGCTCTCGGCGGCCTTCGTGCCGCTGATCCGCTACGCGATCCTGTTCGCCTTCATCGCCATCCTGGTGATCGGTGGCCTCCAGGCCGAGCGGGGCGCCATCGCCACGGGCACCTATGCCTTTCTGGTGTTCATCACCCAGCGTCTGCTCTGGCCGCTGACCACCCTGGGCCGCACCCTGGACGACTACCAGCGGGCCATGGCCTCCACCAACCGGGTGCTCGACCTGCTCGACACCCCGGTGACCATCCCGGCCGGTGAGCGCCCCCTGCCCGTCGAGCAGGTGCGGGGTGAGATCCGCTTCGAGGCCGTGCAATTCGGCTATGGGGGCCGCGAGCCGCTGCTGCAGGCGTTCGATCTGGCGATCCCGGCGGGCAGCACCCTCGGCATCGTGGGGGCCACCGGATCGGGCAAGAGCACGATCGTGAAGCTGCTGCTGCGGCTCTACGCGATCCAGGCCGGTGAGATCCGTCTGGATGGGATTCCGATCCGCACGCTGCGGCTCGATGACCTGCGCCAGGCCATCGGCCTGGTGAGCCAGGAGGTGTTCCTCTTCCACGGCACGGTGGCCGAGAACATCGCCTACGGCAGTTTCGAGGCCAGCCCCGCGGCCATCGAGGCCGCCGCCCGCCGCGCCGAAGCCGACGCCTTCATCCGGGCCCTGCCCCAGGGCTACGCCACGGTGGTGGGGGAGCGCGGCCAACGCCTCTCCGGCGGCCAGCGCCAGCGCATCGCCCTGGCCCGCGCCATCCTCAAGGACCCGCCGGTGCTGGTGCTGGATGAGGCCACCGCCGCCGTGGACAACGAGACCGAGGCCGCCATCCAGCGCTCCCTGGAGCAACTCACCGCGGAGCGCACCACCCTGGTGATCGCCCACCGTCTCTCCACCGTGCGCCATGCCGATCGGATCGTGGTGATGGACCAGGGCCGGATCGTGGAGAGCGGGCGCCATGACCAACTGATCCGCGCCGGCGGGGTCTACGCCAACCTCTGGCGGGTGCAGGCCGGCCTGCGCCGCGATGAACAGCTCGACGAGATGCTGAGGGCCTAG
- a CDS encoding DEAD/DEAH box helicase — translation MTTQGSGAEDTAATATSTAGSTGHGPETAGGDQPGPASGFAHFGFDPELLQALEAVGYSEPSPIQSAAIPELMLGRDLVGQAQTGTGKTAAFALPMLAGLDPEQRKPQVLVLAPTRELAIQVAESFSSYASHLPQVRTVAVYGGADFRDQIHHLRRGAQIVVGTPGRVMDHMRQGTLDLSELRALVLDEADEMLRMGFIDDVEWVLGQLPEQRQVVLFSATMPAEIRRISQQYLNSPAEITIKTRAADASRIRQRYLTVQAPLKLAALERVLESETSEGVIIFARTKAITLNVAESLEAHGYDVAVLNGDVPQAQRERTIERLKTGQVNVLVATDVAARGLDVERIALVINYDIPFDGEAYVHRIGRTGRAGRKGDAILFLTPRERRFLGGLERAVGKPIEPMEVPNNATINQSRLDRLRQRLTGALQQSTVSADERALLGEILQRVAQEQGCSPDQLALAALELGLAGKPLLLQGNDDFTQVRPQGPARRDGRDGGRDGGRELRRGGRPERSLGAPEADMDRFRVELGWRDRIKPGNLVGAIANETGLQGKAIGRIQIFDAHSIIDLPKGMPEDIFASLRELRVLNKPLQISRFRG, via the coding sequence CTGACCACTCAGGGGAGTGGTGCTGAAGACACTGCTGCGACAGCGACCTCCACGGCTGGCAGCACCGGCCACGGCCCAGAGACCGCCGGCGGCGACCAGCCGGGTCCGGCCAGTGGCTTCGCCCACTTCGGCTTCGACCCGGAACTGCTGCAGGCCCTGGAGGCCGTGGGCTACAGCGAGCCCTCGCCGATTCAGTCGGCGGCGATCCCCGAACTGATGCTGGGGCGCGACCTGGTGGGCCAGGCCCAGACCGGCACCGGCAAGACGGCGGCCTTCGCCCTGCCGATGCTGGCCGGCCTGGACCCCGAGCAGCGCAAGCCCCAGGTCCTGGTGCTGGCTCCCACCCGGGAACTGGCCATCCAGGTGGCTGAATCCTTCAGCAGCTACGCCTCCCATCTGCCCCAGGTGCGCACGGTGGCCGTCTATGGCGGCGCCGACTTCCGCGACCAGATCCACCATCTGCGCCGCGGTGCCCAGATCGTGGTGGGCACCCCGGGCCGGGTGATGGACCACATGCGCCAGGGAACCCTGGACCTCTCGGAGCTGCGGGCCCTGGTGCTCGACGAGGCCGATGAGATGCTGCGCATGGGCTTCATCGACGACGTGGAGTGGGTGCTGGGCCAGCTGCCCGAACAGCGCCAGGTGGTGCTCTTCTCGGCCACCATGCCCGCCGAGATCCGCCGGATCTCGCAGCAGTATCTGAACAGCCCCGCCGAAATCACGATCAAGACGCGGGCCGCCGACGCGAGTCGGATCCGTCAGCGTTACCTCACCGTTCAGGCCCCGCTCAAGCTCGCCGCCCTGGAGCGGGTGCTCGAGAGCGAGACCAGCGAGGGGGTGATCATTTTCGCCCGCACCAAGGCGATCACCCTCAACGTGGCCGAATCGCTGGAGGCCCACGGCTACGACGTGGCCGTGCTCAACGGCGACGTGCCCCAGGCCCAGCGGGAGCGCACGATCGAGCGGCTCAAGACCGGCCAGGTGAACGTGCTCGTGGCCACCGACGTGGCCGCGCGAGGCCTGGACGTGGAGCGGATCGCCCTGGTGATCAACTACGACATCCCCTTTGACGGCGAGGCCTACGTGCACCGCATCGGCCGCACCGGCCGGGCGGGCCGCAAGGGCGACGCGATCCTCTTCCTCACCCCCCGGGAGCGCCGCTTCCTGGGTGGACTGGAGCGGGCGGTGGGCAAGCCGATCGAGCCCATGGAGGTGCCCAACAACGCCACGATCAACCAGAGCCGTCTCGATCGCCTGCGCCAGCGCCTCACCGGCGCCCTGCAGCAGAGCACCGTCAGCGCCGACGAACGGGCCCTGCTGGGCGAGATCCTGCAGCGGGTGGCTCAGGAGCAGGGCTGCAGCCCGGACCAACTGGCCCTGGCCGCCCTGGAGCTGGGCCTGGCGGGCAAACCCCTGCTGCTGCAGGGCAACGACGACTTCACCCAGGTGCGGCCCCAGGGCCCGGCCCGCCGCGACGGCCGCGATGGGGGTCGCGACGGTGGCCGAGAGCTGCGTCGCGGCGGACGCCCCGAGCGCTCCCTGGGGGCACCGGAAGCCGACATGGACCGCTTCCGGGTTGAACTCGGCTGGCGCGACCGCATCAAGCCGGGCAACCTGGTGGGCGCGATCGCCAACGAAACCGGTCTGCAGGGCAAGGCGATCGGCCGGATTCAGATCTTCGATGCCCACAGCATCATTGATCTGCCGAAGGGCATGCCCGAAGACATCTTCGCGAGCCTGCGGGAGCTGAGGGTGCTCAACAAACCCCTGCAGATCTCCCGCTTCCGGGGCTGA
- the recR gene encoding recombination mediator RecR — protein MIDQFERLPGIGPRTAQRLALHLLRQPEEQIRSFAEALLAARSQVGQCQRCFHLSAEPLCEICRNEERRNGQLCVVADSRDLLAMERTREFRGSYHVLGGLISPMDGIGPELLQIGPLVQRVADEGIKELILALTPSVEGDTTSLYLARLLKPFTTVSRIAYGLPVGSELEYADEVTLARAFEGRRRME, from the coding sequence CTGATCGACCAGTTCGAGCGGCTGCCCGGCATCGGCCCCCGCACGGCCCAGCGGCTGGCCCTGCACCTGCTGCGCCAGCCGGAGGAGCAGATCCGCAGCTTCGCCGAGGCCCTGCTGGCGGCCCGCAGCCAGGTGGGCCAGTGCCAGCGGTGCTTTCACCTCTCGGCTGAGCCCCTGTGTGAGATCTGCCGCAATGAGGAGCGCCGCAATGGCCAGCTCTGCGTGGTGGCCGACTCCCGCGACCTGCTGGCCATGGAGCGCACCCGGGAGTTCCGGGGCAGCTATCACGTGCTGGGCGGCCTGATCTCGCCCATGGACGGGATCGGCCCGGAGCTGCTGCAGATCGGACCGCTGGTGCAGCGGGTGGCCGATGAGGGCATCAAGGAGCTGATCCTGGCCCTCACCCCCAGCGTGGAGGGAGACACCACCAGCCTCTACCTGGCCAGACTGCTCAAACCCTTCACCACCGTGAGCCGCATCGCCTACGGCCTGCCCGTGGGCAGTGAGCTGGAGTACGCCGACGAGGTGACCCTGGCCCGGGCCTTCGAGGGGCGGCGGCGGATGGAATGA
- a CDS encoding RNA-binding protein, which translates to MTIYVGNLSFQAEREDLLDLFGQYGEVRQCSLPLDRETGRKRGFAFVELASDDDEQKAIDDLQNVEWMGRMIRVNKATPREGGSGGRGGYGGGNRDGGGGYGGGGNRW; encoded by the coding sequence ATGACCATTTACGTTGGCAACCTCTCCTTCCAGGCTGAACGCGAGGACCTGCTCGATCTCTTTGGCCAGTACGGGGAGGTGCGTCAGTGCAGCCTGCCGCTCGATCGAGAAACCGGGCGCAAGCGCGGCTTCGCCTTTGTGGAACTCGCCAGCGACGACGATGAGCAGAAGGCCATCGACGATCTCCAGAACGTGGAGTGGATGGGGCGGATGATCCGGGTCAACAAGGCCACCCCCCGGGAGGGCGGCAGTGGCGGGCGCGGCGGCTACGGCGGCGGCAACCGCGATGGGGGCGGCGGCTATGGGGGCGGCGGCAACCGCTGGTGA
- the psbP gene encoding photosystem II reaction center PsbP gives MTSPSALLPRPLVRGALALLLAVALVGCSAASAGLNRFQNPDGRFAFLYPTGWVRVQVSGGPQVVFHDLINSDETLSLVISEVTPESDLTSLGSAVAVGEQLRRAVIATEGSGRQAELLQADERQQDGRTFYDLEYAVHLDDRDRHEFATVVVDRGRLYTFAASTNEARWDKVNELFHQVVTSFTLLV, from the coding sequence ATGACCAGCCCCTCCGCCCTGCTGCCTCGGCCCCTTGTGCGGGGGGCTCTGGCCCTGCTGCTGGCCGTGGCGCTGGTGGGCTGCAGTGCCGCTTCAGCGGGGCTGAACCGCTTCCAGAACCCAGACGGCCGCTTTGCCTTCCTCTATCCCACCGGCTGGGTGCGGGTGCAGGTGAGCGGTGGACCCCAGGTGGTGTTTCACGACCTGATCAACAGTGACGAGACCCTCAGCCTGGTGATCTCCGAGGTGACCCCCGAGAGCGACCTCACCAGCCTGGGCAGTGCGGTGGCCGTGGGGGAGCAGCTGCGCCGAGCCGTGATCGCCACCGAGGGCAGTGGCCGCCAGGCGGAGCTGCTCCAGGCCGATGAGCGCCAGCAGGACGGCCGCACCTTCTATGACCTCGAGTACGCGGTGCACCTCGACGACCGCGATCGCCACGAGTTCGCCACGGTGGTGGTGGACCGGGGGCGCCTGTACACCTTCGCGGCCAGCACCAATGAGGCCCGCTGGGACAAGGTGAACGAGCTGTTCCACCAGGTGGTGACCTCCTTCACGCTGCTGGTCTGA